The Trichoderma atroviride chromosome 5, complete sequence genome contains a region encoding:
- a CDS encoding uncharacterized protein (EggNog:ENOG41) produces MAHSIISPSILYYGTPVVLITSENEDGPDNICAISSVFWLGHRCILGFSSESKTPQNILRTGQCVVNLPDDSMARHINLLATTTGSKVVSASKLERNYRYVRDKWTTAELTAQPSDLVRPARIQECPVQMECELAKSHTLMEDFPDLKGVVVAIELKILRTHILEHLRMPGYPNRINPDRLRPIFMCFQEFYGFGDGKVSESTLGKVDEEKYRGLTRSSKVALPGDGDKEAVEEKWKRMQNDVEV; encoded by the coding sequence ATGGCACACTCAATCATCTCTCCTTCAATCCTTTATTATGGGACACCAGTTGTGCTTATTACCTCTGAAAATGAGGATGGACCGGACAATATTTGTGCCATTTCGTCGGTCTTTTGGCTTGGCCACCGCTGTATTTTGGGGTTCTCATCCGAGAGTAAAACGCCACAGAATATCCTCAGAACAGGCCAATGCGTGGTGAATCTCCCAGATGACAGCATGGCTCGCCACATCAACCTATTGGCTACTACAACTGGCTCGAAGGTCGTATCAGCTTCAAAGCTCGAGAGAAATTATCGTTACGTTAGAGATAAATGGACCACGGCTGAGCTCACCGCACAACCGTCTGACCTTGTTCGCCCAGCACGAATTCAGGAGTGCCCTGTCCAGATGGAATGCGAGCTAGCTAAAAGCCATACGTTGATGGAAGATTTTCCTGATCTCAAGGGAGTGGTTGTGGCTATTGAGCTCAAGATTCTCCGAACTCACATCCTGGAACACCTTCGAATGCCAGGGTATCCTAATCGAATTAATCCGGATCGTTTGAGACCAATTTTCATGTGTTTCCAAGAGTTTTACGGGTTTGGGGATGGAAAGGTGTCGGAGAGCACGCTGGGTAaggttgatgaagaaaaatacCGAGGGCTCACCCGGAGTAGCAAAGTTGCGCTTCCCGGAGATGGAGATAAGGAGGCGGTTGAAGAGAAGTGGAAAAGAATGCAGAATGA